Part of the Musa acuminata AAA Group cultivar baxijiao chromosome BXJ2-7, Cavendish_Baxijiao_AAA, whole genome shotgun sequence genome is shown below.
TAATGTAAATGTTATAAATTTCTTAGGTCTTACATGATACCAGATATATTTtctttatacttttttttaatgATCTCTTTCTGAAGGCTTACTAAGTTATGACAACTAATTTTACCTTCCATATCAGGCTGCTGGAGTTACTGGTAATTTCGTAAGTTATAGTCGTAGTATGTTTCATGAAGCTGAAGCACAATGTTATTCTTACAATGATTGAATTTATGTTCAGGTGACTTGCACAAAATGCAACATGGTGTCTAATCGTTTTGAGAATATGATGGATTTGACTGTCGAAATCCAAGGGGACGTCGAATCTTTGAAGGAATGCTTAGATCAATTCACTATAAAGGAATGGTTAGATGGGGAGAACAAGTACAAATGTGATGGGTGAGCATCTGTATTTACCAATGAAATGCTGTGAACTGGTTTTAAATGGTTTACTTGCAAGAATTCTAACATTTATTTGTCATGTTTGAAAATTTTCCGCATGTTCAGTTAATCTGCATTCTTTTGTGATTTGGTGCCTTTTGCTTTCTTCGTAATAGTTGTTGTGAATTGAAATTATTTCTTATTTCTTCTGGGAACCATTTACTACTAATTTAAATTGACATTTCAGCATGACTTTTTCCTACGATAGTTCTCTATGATGTCTGCTTGTGCCCCTTATGTTTCCTGTGCTGATGCATATGATTCACAGGTTTTCACTTTGTGAATGGTTTTCTATTATGGAAATTAATACTTGATGAGGAATTAGAAGTTGTTTACTGCCTTTTGTTCTTGTGGAAGAACCATTAGAGAGTTTGTTGCAGCTTGAAAACTCACATTCATTGTCTGACCCTCTGCAGCATCGAATGTGCTTAGTTTAAAACAGAAGCCTCCTGTTCTTTCTTTATTGATAGTCATCTAGTCTGCATTCCTATGTTTCTGTTATTTAGGATTACTTTGTCTTTCATTGTTGATGCTGCCCCTGGGTAGTCGTCCAGCAGATAATGAGGTTTTCTTGGAGAATATAGGGAGAAAGATTCTGCTTGGAGAAAAACCAGGTTACATTGGTGGGATGGTACGTCAGgccatcaaagaaatcaagaaatattTAGAGAGGTCACCCAATGGCCAAGATTTAGAAATTTGTTTTGTCATAAATTTACATGTGAATGAAATTTTGTGCTTTATAGTCTAGACCCAATAGCTTTACACATAGATAACTAGGCCTGCGCCTGTTCTTAACCTAGGACTTCGAGCTATTTAGAGGCACAAGTGTTACCCATCAGAAAAGCTTGAACCACCGAACTGTTTGAACCCTTCTAGCTGTAGTTAGGTACTCGATGTACATCATTTTGAAATTTGAACTACTTGGGCTTGTGTAACAATGTTGGCTTCTTACCAATTGtctgaagaaacaagaaaatatTACTCCGATTGTCAACTGTTCTTGTTAAAACCTAAACCTACTCTACTAGAGTTTATCAACCGAAAATGTTGTTTATAATCTGGATTATTATAAAAATGCGTGAATGTTATGCACATAATAATCCATGCCAATGTTATTTGACATTTCCACTGTGGCCATCATTCATCTACAGCAAAAACAATGTCCATGTTGTAGGACTCCACACTTTGTTCAGTTGTTGTACCATCATGTTTGTTGTCTCTTTTGGCTTATGTGGTTTAGATGCTTCTTTCTTTTAGACATACACAATTGAgtactttgtaaaaaaaaaattgatctttaGGTGCAATGACTATGTTAAAGCTTGGAAGCGTCTTACAGTTAATCAGGCTCCTAATATTCTCACAATTACACTGAAGAGATTTCAGGTTAGGATTTTTCTGTTCTTTTGAGAACTTCTATTCTTCTCTGTTTGTTTTAATATATTTCACTGTTCTGTTAAGGCTTGTTGGTTAAGTTTCTTTTGTTTTGCTATTTGCAAAGAGTGGTAGGTTTGGAAAACTGAATAAGAGAGTTACTTTCCCTCAAAATTTGGATCTTACTCCATATATGAGTGAAGATGGTGATGGCACCGACATATATACACTATATGCTGTAGTCGTTCACTTGGACATGCTGAATGCTTCATTCTTTGGCCACTATATTTGCTACACAAAAGATTATCATGGACGTTGGTATCGAATTGATGACTGTGAGGTGGAACTAGCTTGTGTTTTCTTAGCTATGACTTGATTGATTTGATCTCTTGCCCTGACAAAAACTGTGTTGCAGGTCATTAATGTGGAAGTGGAGGATGTTCTTTCTGAACGTGCATATATGCTCTTATATAGCAGGTAAAGCTAGTCATTTTGTAATGTTTTTGTTAGGGAAAAGGTGGCATTAAAGGATTCTTGTTGAAGAATTTACGAGCACTACTGCATGGGAAAAAGCACATTCAACTATTCATTATGCTGCAAATATGAAATCTACTTATTTTTGTTCATAATTTTTTCTTCTCAACTGATCACTGCATTAATTTCTTTACCAATTAGATgatgcttttgtatggaaacctaattattaatttttactcAGAGGTAGTTCTTTTGATTACTGCAATTAGAAATGTTCATGCAGTTGAACTCATGCTCATCAGATATCTTCATAATGCCTTTAATGCTTTGCGATTGTCTGAAACATGGGAAGAACACTTTGTTTTTTCTCTTAGCATGTCATGTTGACGATTGAATGCCTCATGTGACTATTGTTTCTCAGGAAAACTGCTCGCGGAGAGCCTTATCTGTGCCCTCCAGGGAATACACTATTACCTGAAACTGATCAGAAGGCATCAATAACTTCTGAGGTAGCTAAGTTCATCAGTGCTTCATGCCATTCTCCCAAACTTATCTCTCTTCCAAATCCTGGTGAAGTTCCAGAATTGCATGATAGCGGACATGACAGAGGGTTCTCGGCTCATGTTGATTCTTCAAGGGTCAAAAAGTTGGACAATGTGGTTATGGTGGATACACCTGTCGATAATGTGGTTGCTGGTGCATCTTCGGACGTAAAGCCAATGCTCCTACATAGAGGAGATATTGATGATCCTTCATCTAGTTCATCGTCAATTGAAGATCTTGAAGAAGGGAACGATAGTCTTTTCTCTTTTGTGACCAAGGATCACATGTCTGTTGGCTATAGGCAATTAGATTCGCCAGATATTTCATGCATAGAAGTTCATTTAGAAAAATGTCAAGAACCCTTTAGTTCCGATGCAGGGAATGGTACGGGAAAAAGTGGAGCAAGTGGCATTGGAGAAAGACCCGTTGAGTTtatgtgtgctttggataaatCAATCAATTTTGTGGACATTGCCGCAGCTACCGAGAAGGCTTTTGCTTCTACTACTGCCGCAAGCATGGAACTAGATGATTCAGATGATTCAATAACTGGCTCAGAAGAAGCAGGGGGAACTTGCAGGGCATCCGATCCTGCTGACACAGTTAATAGTTTGGATGGCAACATGGCATCTTCATATCAGGAAAAACATTTCAATGGCAAACCTAAACCCCTGTTCCCCCCTGGTTTTCTTGATAAGTCTGGGCGAAAGATGTCTCAGGTTAGTGCCGAAAAAACTCAAGTTGAGAGTTATTCTGATGGTCTTGTTCCCAAGAGCATTAGAGAAAAACCCACTGAACCCATGTATGCTTTGGATGAATCACTCAATCTTGTGGACACTGTAGTTGCAATCACCAAGCAGGCTCTTATTGCCTCCCTGCCTACTTCAAGCATTGGACCGGAGGCTTCAGTACCTAGATCAGAGGATGCAGTGGAAACTGTCAAGGCATTGGATCCTACCAGCAAAGTTCGTAGTATGGAGGACACATCCTATGGACACAAaggcaataaggcatcatcacgtCTGGAAAATGATTCCAATGGAAAACCTAAACCCCTATTTCCACGTGGTTTTCTTCACGAGTCTGGAAGAAAGATGTCTCAGGGTGCTACCGAAAAAGCTCGTGTTCAAAGCCACCCTCATGCTCCCAAGAACATTAGAGAGAGACCCAAAGAGCCCATGTGtgctttggatgaatcactaaaTCTCAAGGATGTTGCTGTTGCAATCACCGCCGAGGCGCCTAATGCTTCCGTTACTTGTTTAAGCATGGGACTGCAACCTTCAGATGATTCAGTACCTGGACTGGAAGACGTAGTTGAAAGTGGCAGTGCATCAAGTCCTACTAATTTGGAGGACATGATCATGATCTATAGAAATGAAGGTAAGAAAGCGTCATTCTGTCAAGAAAGTGGTTCCATCGGAAAACCTAAGCCACTATTTCCTCGTGGTTTTCTTGACAAGCCTGTAAGAAAGATGTCTCAGGATACTGCTGAAGGTTTAACCCAAGCTGTAAGCCATTCTGATGCTCTTGTTCCCAAGGAAAATAGTTTCTGCAATGAACATTCCGATCTCAGATCTTCCTGCGCGTGCAACAAAGTTGTCATTCCCGGTGAAGCATCACTCGTCTCTGACGGTCTTCTGAAGAGGTCACTTTTGAAATCATCAGACAAGAAGAAGTATATGCGAAAAAGGCCCTGCAAACTTGAACAGTCATGCAAAGCGGATCACTATGGTTCGGCAGAACATTCATCCGATTGTAGACTAGAGAGTGCCTGCCCCACCAGCTGCCAGCTTTCTCAGTAAAACCGACAAGGAGAAGTGTGTTTATTGATGGCCAGGCAGTTTGagttcctttattttttttgaagatgATGGTAATTTTGACTTTTGATTAGATCACGGGGAAATCCAAGCGCCGACAACCATTTTTTGGTGGTTGAATCCCATTGCTCCGTCGGAGGATTTATGGCCCATTTGTTAGtagttttaatttttaattttgagGCATGGCTTCACTGAACAAAGCAGTGGAGGAGGAGGGTGTCTGGGTTTCCGCAGTTTGCAGAATCTCAGATGCTCTCCTGATGCCATGGCGCATCCCCCACAACTAAAATACCACCATACAATTTATATTTGATTCTTGTTATATTTTGGTCGATACAGAGAAGGAAGGATGTCTGAGACCTGATTACCTTTTATCAGAGTAAATTTCATGTCAATGTGTTGCTTATCAGACTGATGATCTCCCAAGTTGTCTGCTGTTTCTGTGTACCCATAGATTGATCTATGTGAGCTCTTTTCCGAGTTGCGACGCGTGTCTCTTTTCTCAGGCCAATGCTGACGGCAGTGTTACAGTCTTGTTGGATCAACAAATATTGGAGAAATATCTGTTGCTTGATTCCCAGGCTGGCTTATAAACCCTCCCATCAATGGGGAGTGGTGAGAGATGGGCATAAACCATCGATTGGGGATCGATCATCTTGGTTGATGCAAGcagacaggaggaggaggaggaggaggaggagaattaaTTCATCAGAGACGGACAAGTGCGGTGGTTGACACATTGGTTTCCACCGGAAGCAGAAGGAAACGAGAGAACGATGTGGACTTGGACTCGCCGGAATAAGTTGGCCGACAGGTGGCTCATGAACAGGAAGCAGTTAAAGAAGTGGTGGTCCTCCTCTTCCATCACTCGGAGCTTTTGGTGCGTCGAGGGACGAGGAGGATGTTTGTTAGTTAGTTACCACGTCCCTGCTGCTGTTGTGGTGGTTCGGATGACCCGACGaccccatcctcctcctcctgtttTGGCTCTCTTTAATACGGTGGATGGCTTGCCCCCCTCCCGACTCATCCTTACCCACCCACTAAACCGATCGTATCTCTCCTGTTGACTCTCTCTCCTCCATCTATCTATCTAatcgatcttcttcttcttcttcgtcaccTAATCGCAACATGGAGTATCCATCCAATTCATCACAAAAAgacaaataagagaaagaaaaagtaggactcGATTCAAAGGCTTGTCGAGGAGAGGATGTGAAAAAACGAAAAGGAACgcatttgatgatgatgatgtcattTGTCCAAAGGAAGAGGAAAAACCTTGTGCCTCCTCTTTATAACTTTGCTTGGTTCCCTTCAAAGCTACTTTTTGATGAGCTCCGTTCTCCATCCTCCCTTTTTCTTCTGATGAAGATGCCGACACAAGCAACGTAAGTttactttttctcttctttttcttttatttttatttactttctTCATGTGGTCAGTATTAATGCAATCATGCTCATAATCCATGTGAATTCCAAAAATAATGATTAatacaatattattattttatatcttcACATCATCTTCGAGGATGTTCATTACCttatatgaattatttaaaattacaTCAAGTTTCACATTTCAATCGCTAATTTTAATTTCACTGACATATTAACAAGTGATTATAATGCTCGTTCGCCATGGATTATCTATCTTTGTCGTTGAGACATTTGAGTAATACCATCTATCTCATATGTTTAGGttgaatatcatatatattatttaagaaTACATTGACGACAtttgagaatatatttatatttttaatataaaattggaGAAAAAAATTTGAATGAATACATAGTTATGGAATGTTtggtaaataatagataaaaaaattatatttaaatgtgTATTGATGTAAGtattatttagtaaaattatatttcaaaagtcctaataaaattattaatattttaaatatttaattttaaaattaaaaaatatatttttattaaaattaataagtaaataaatacaaTAAATAATGTCTGCATGTATgtaatctaataaaaaaattatggcccatatatataataaattaaaaaaataatcatataaataaatataaaaataacctttaaataaaattctcactaaatcattttgataTTCTTGTAATTTtagatattattatatgatattttggaaatttaaaaaaatacgtAGATTCGTTTTGTCACATTGATTTATTAGACTCCATATGTTGAAtcataattcatcataaaatatcATTAGGTTATTACTTAAACTATATTTAATTTTTGAACGTGTATCTAGATGAaacaatatattttatttttaaataaaaaaataattatacaatGCTAAAAATCTAGTacgtataaataataatatatcaatacaTTTTTATAATATAACAAAAGATAGTGAAAGGGATGAAACAAACACAAGAGAAGTACGAGAATAacacatataattttattttcttttattcttataataaaattcttataggaaatttaaatatatttgataataaagaaaaatttaagatatttaagctGGTTTAGGATCAAGATAGTGTTTGAGTTAATTTGGAGGTTAGTTATCGAATTTTTCAATTCAATCAATCAATTAAGTATTTAAAGGACTTAGTTAGTTTTGCATAAGTCGTATGGTCCCATTGCATATTGGTCCGTAAAATATCAGTCTTCCCAAAATGTTTAACTCAAGATCTCGTAAGTAATCATCTTAGCAAAACacttgataaataataaaaattacaaatatagatTTCTCAAAACAATCACATGCAAAATGATCCAAAACGATCTCTCGTGATAAAAAATCTTCATAAATATCCACATGATATTATTGTAGAACAATACAGCCTAATGATCGGAgagaagataaaataaaaaatttataagattaaCGTAGTTTGACACTCGAAATCTATGTTCatgagaaaattaatttttttttttatcaatcacaaatatcttaaattaagaaaaaaaattcagcTCCCCCACCGAGATATAAAAGATCCATGCAACGATCCAAAGCCCACATGCCATGCCCTAACGTGTCGGCAATGGATCTTCTTCTCGGCTCCTCAACCCAACGACATAGATCCGATACATTTCACATAGGCAACGAGGATAACACAGCTGCAGTTGCACCGCGGGAAGGAGGCAAAAAGGCAATGAATGGAAGCACATGCATTATAATACTAGCCGGCAAGTaggccctcctccctcctccctcctccctcctcccttccTCTCAGCTGCACAGTGCTTGTCCTGTCTTAAGCCTTCGTGATTCTGCGGTGGTCCGGTCGCCTTTACACATACACTCCTCATTTATGGATCCATGGCTTGGCCGTCACGGCATTGACGTTTGGCCAACCCACCCCCACCCTGTTCCGGTCACAAGCAAGAAGGCCGGAAAACGACGGCCACTGGTTGCTGCCTCTCTGCCCACCGCCCGCCCGCCCGCAAGTTGTTCGTCCGTTGGCCACAACGAAGATGTCCATGGACTTTTGAGGCCATGATCCCTTTCCATGGCTCTCAAATGCTCGGTAATCTGTGTCTGGCTCACAACAAGAAaaacttaaatatttgttttggatTTAAGTTCATacttagttaaatagtttgggtttATAGttaaggtttttcttgtttagtatttttgagTGTTTTATGATCTAGGAACATCTTCTTaagacatttgtaatagtccctcttttatagtagtaatttgtttCTTTTTCGTCCGTACGTaagtcaaggttaattgaccgaaccacgtaaatatggtgttcttatcgcttttatcttttcactttattatttttgttgagttaCTAAAATTATTCTTTGTTAAATttattaggactaactctaacacTTAGTCACTACTGTTCTTCTGGATATTTATAGTCGACGACGCTTTCGCAAAATTTCTATTTATTCTTCGAGAGTTCCTAAGTGCAGACAACACCACATGGTCGCCATTTAATGCCGCCTCAGTTTGCAGAACTACCCATTTCCCTGAGACCACCATCGTCTTCCTCGAGAACATGGTATTGGTACCGGAGACACACAGCGACTGCATCTCAGCTGAATCCAACATGAGACACACAGAAATAGAAGCAATTCTGAAAGATCTGAGAAAGAATATTAAAGAACATCTTACAAGTATTATATGGgtgtcaaagctttctccacacaCCTATCTCCTCTTATCGGTAGTCACAGTCACTTGTCGGTGGCATGAAGCACGCTAACTACATCTACATTATATCTCCTCACAAAAATTCCTTGTCGTGAGAACCATCGATCGCGATGGCCACCGTTGTCGGCAGCCAACCCCCGTCGCTCCTTCTCTGTTGCTGCTGCGCTCGGTTGCCCTTTACGGTGGATAGCCGGAGAACTACAGCCCCGCGGTCTGCTCGCAGGTTGTCCCTCACTTGCTTCAAGCTAGGGACCAATGCCATCTCGGCCCAGTCGTCGATCGATGCACCGCCGAGCCATAGACCGCCGACGATTCGGTCGAGGGCGTCGTCGTCGATCCTAATTGCCCACCCTTTGCCCATCACGGCGGCAAATTTCACCGATGCGGACTCCAGGATGCTCCTCCTTAGCAGACCCAAGTCCACCGGCTTGAATGTTACGGCTTCGTCCACCAGCTCCACCAGGTCCAGGGCCAGGGAAAACGTCGAACAGTTGATGGACAACCTGCCCTTGTCGTATTCGTGCTCCGTGGTGAGGTCGCTCGAGTTCCGTGATCCTTCCCCGGTCTCAGCGGCGTCTGTTCCCACCGCCAGATTCAAGTCGAGGGACAGGCCGGTGCCGGTCGATGAGTCCTTCCTCAGTTTCGTCGGCTGGTCGTCGTCGCATGCCCAAGAGGGACGACGTTTCCCAGGCTTGTCCGCCGTCGAGAGCTCCAATTCCCAGCCACAATAGGCTGAATCCAGGATCTTCTCCTCGTACTGGAGGGGGGAAGAGTATGAGCTCTTGAGATCTTCCGGCAGCCAATCTGCAGTGAGGACGAAGATGACACTCCCCAAGCTGACCTCCCGGCCGTATGAATCGGGCAGACGACCCCTCTCCATCGCCTGCTTAACCTTTCCTTGCAGGAGCATGTCCGCTTGATCGATGTCCTCGAGCACGACCACCGAGAAAGGATTCCGCTGAACGGCCTCTACGATTCGGTCCATGGATGTCCTCCCGCGGCAGCGAACATTGGACTCCCCATCACTGCCGCGACCGAAGCTAACAGTCGTAGGTCCGGTCCCGAACCCCAGCTCCGACAGAGCATTTGCCATCTTCCTCTTGCCAACCCTGTCGGGCCCAAGAAGAAGAAGCCAAGCATCGCCCTTACTCCCAACATTCCGCCGCTTGCCATTCCCGGACTTGCATCGCATCACGACAGTAGCAATCGCCGACGCTGCTTCCTGCTGCCAGCTGACCTTCTCCGCGAGCCCATGAAACAGCCTCTTGAACGTATCGATATCCGAAATGCCGGCAACTTTAGCTCGCTGCTGCTGACCGGAGAAGGCGTCCGGCGTGCAACCAGTGAAGTCCTTTAGGCGGTCTTTGTGGGAGCTGTCCGAGGAAGAATCGGAGAACTTTGAGCTCCCGAGGACCAGGTCAGTCTTCACAGGACTCCCCGGAGGCGCAACGGCGTCCTGGTTGCTCTCCGACCGAGGAGGAGAGAGACCCCGAGATGGAGTTTGCTTGGGTTCACACGGTGGATGTGGTCTAACCACGCTCGAGGGCTTCGACGCCGGTGGAGACAAAGACGAGCCGAAGCCACCGTGAGACTGACGGAAGTGAGGATGAAGACGGGAACAGGTCTCGCACCATTTCTTCAGTAGTTCGTCGGTGCTCTGCTTCCAGAGTAGCTCTTCCTCCTTGGACTACATCATAACATTTCCCCATTAGTAAGCCGGAAGAAGCAACATGAAACGCTTGCTATATGACCGGATTGTGGCATGCCACCCACCACCtgaagaggagaagagggagaCTTAGCGCCGCCTCCGCTGCCGAGCTTTGCAAGCTGCAGCCACTGAGGTAAAGCCTGGCTCGCCTCTGGTTTCGTGGAGTGCTTGTCGAACTCATCGGCGACGAGCCGGGATAACTCGCGCTCGTAGTTCTCCATGCAGACGGCACAGAGGTCGGTCCTCGGTTGATGTCTCAGAGCAAGAGCAGTGGCACCCATCCCTGTTAAGCCCTTCAGTGGTGCTGGTTTGTCGACGGAGCTGGTGAGGACGCCATTGCCGCCAAGCCTAATAGTGAGGATTCATGGAAACCACGTGAGAACACAAAACTGGAACAACATCTGGAAGAGAAAAGCAGGGGAACATGGCAGCTAATTACTGTTCTTTTGAGCTTTTTAATTCATTCAGCAGAATCCATAACAGTGGATTCCTTGgtgatatcaaaaaaatatttttgatcagGTAGGAAGCCTTGAATCCTGCCACAGATTACTTCTTCCCATGTTAAAAGCTAAGGATCAGAACAAGTTGCCGAATGAACGAGATGGATCTTTCTGGTTGAGTTGAAGGTCATTAAAAGGAATAGGGActcctctgagagagagagagagagaaagtactGTTCATCGGCGGATTTCCAGATATAGATTCATTGATTCagaggagagagagaagaaaaatctCACCTTGGGAACATATGGAAGAGGGATGACGACCTCTGCGCGATCGGCACGGCCTGTAGATCCCAATCGTTCTCCATCGTCGGGTGGTAGACCTGACAGCGGAGGTACGTCGCACAAGTGGCCGTCCCGACCAGCCACACCCGACATCCTTCTTCGAACCTCTTCAGAAGCCTTCCTACTTCGTGCACCGCTACGCGACCGGCCTCTGAGACCACCGGCGGCTGAATTGCGCCGGAGCCCGTCGAGACGCTGGGGCTCTCCACAAGCCACTTAAGGTCGCCCAGATCGAGGATCACACCACTCTCCCCGCCGATCATGAACTCGATCGAGCTGCTGAGTTCCCTGATCTTGATGGTAATCTGGGAATGGTCGGGAGCGGCGGTGGCGATCTCCTTTGCGAAGGGAAGCACATGGGTGTTCCGCAGTGGCGGCTGGGCGTCGCTGGACTGAATCCTCTGCAACACTTCCTTTATCACGGCATCAAGATTGCAGTCACCGACAAGAATTGGGTTTCGCTTTTTGGGTCTCAATAAGATATCTAACACCCGCTTCACTTCCTCCGTCCGGGGCTGGTCGCCGGCAACTCCGGCAGCAATGGCTGGGATGCCGCTGCCGCCATTGGCCTGGTGCTGGTGGAGGCGAGGATTTATGTAGAGGTTGTGGCGCGGGGCAGCATGGTTGGTTAGACCAAGAAAGCGAGAGGCGGCGGGAGGAGGAGTGGCGGTGACAAGAGAGGCAATGGATGGGGTGTTgacagcggcggcggcggtgtgAGTGGAGGTAGAGGAGGAGATGGATTGCTCGACGGCGGCCTTAACGGCGATGGAGGAGAAGCTGGCCTCGCGCATGACGCGGCTGACGGAGGGGTCGTCAAGGATTGATATGAGGAGCTGCTCCAGCTCGACCTTGACGGCGAGGAGCGGTTGCTGCTGCAGCTCGGGGCAGCCGCGGCGCTGGTTGGCTTGGGCGCGCTTGAGAGCCGCCATGAGCGCGTTGGAGATGGGAGGCTCGGCGAGGGCCCCGCTGTCGCCGGAGGGGCTGGGATTAGACGCAGGGAGGCGGTCGAGGGCGACGGAGAAGCAGAGCTCGAGGGCGCGGCACTGCAGGGGGTGGGAGGACTGGGGGTGGGATCGGATACAGGCCTGACGGAGGAGGCCAGACGGCGTCGCCAGGAGGGTAGCGGCGACGTGGAGCGGCGTCGTCTGCCCGTGGCTCCGCCTCGCCGCCTCGGCGATGGAGCGGGTCAGCACGCTGGCTGCCTCCGGCGTCAGCGTCTGCTGGATCGTGCTCAGCTCCGCTCtcatcctttctcctctcttcttcttcttcttcttcttcttcttcttccttctattcaatgaaactcatcagACGGACACTTGCGATCACCAAAAATCTCACCTTTCCATGCTCAACAACACTCGATCGCCAAAAATCTCAAGCCAAAaacagatccttctcctctcgccCTCCCTTATCTCTTCCGTAAGCGAGAACCCGATGAACAAAAGAAGAATGGTAGGCCGAGGAGACCAAGGATCGCAACAAGAGGAGAAACAAAAAGGCTATTGCACCTACCCAAGGAATTCAATCAGAAAAGGCCATGGCTTACCATATCAAGCTTCCACAGCAAATGATGCCatagaacaaaaaagaaaaagagcacCGTGGCCGAGAGAAAGAGAACAAGATAGCTACAAGGGATGGAGGAAAGGCCTATTTTTTCTGTTTCCTTTCATCAAGAGCTCGTACGGACCTTAGTAAGAAGAGGCGTAGGAGGAGGGGCGAATAGAATCTTCCTCTCTCATTTCCCCTTTTCCTCCTCAGGAAATGTGATTTGCATTGTAAACTGGAAGATACAAGGGAATAAAcctctgtgagagagagagagagagagagagaggatttttgGGGCAATGGAGTTGCCTTGGGGGCAGCAAGGACAAAACAAAAGCCATCCTCCTCCTCAACTCCATAAAGTAGACCCCATGTCTCTTTCCTTCCCTCACCCCCTTCCCCCCACCTCATTACTTACTAATCTTGCTTTGTTCCACTCGAGTGCCCGTCTCCTCGTGACATGGTTATAGCTTTAGGTACCGGTGGATGTAATCTATGTTTTCCCTCGCAGTTCGTATCCTTTACATTGCGATCGTAAGCTCTCTTTCCATCCTCTCGATCCTGATACTTATCATCCCCTGTGCTCACCACCTCTTCTTTCTCTTTAAGTTTTTGATCCACAACACAGACCACCCCACTCCTTGTCTTTTTCTCACAAAGAATCTGTGGTTTCCTAGTTTTGACTAACTTAGTAATCAATGAAGCTCACAAGAAAAGAAAGCCAAGGAATCACTGGTGTCCAACGTCgaagagcagag
Proteins encoded:
- the LOC135616707 gene encoding ubiquitin carboxyl-terminal hydrolase 19-like isoform X1, whose translation is MLPAVDPSALLRFVLSAILIFSGALLLVKRAASRYFVVDAGFEAGSGFEGPRRAMYVGEEDGCAACGRPATKKCSWCMAVRYCSQACQSKHWKSDRRFCCEQSKSTVEVTLSESQQFSSISLMPACGTRNILQKSTKILFPYEEFVKLFNWDNPGFTPCGLVNCGNSCFANVVLQCLTSTRPLMAYLLKRTHSRECNVSKRDGWCFLCELQFHVQRARESMHPFSPINILSGLHNIGGNLDYGRQEDAHEFMRFAIDRMQSVCLDEFGGEKTVDTRTQETTLIQYIFGGRLQSQVTCTKCNMVSNRFENMMDLTVEIQGDVESLKECLDQFTIKEWLDGENKYKCDGCNDYVKAWKRLTVNQAPNILTITLKRFQSGRFGKLNKRVTFPQNLDLTPYMSEDGDGTDIYTLYAVVVHLDMLNASFFGHYICYTKDYHGRWYRIDDCEVINVEVEDVLSERAYMLLYSRKTARGEPYLCPPGNTLLPETDQKASITSEVAKFISASCHSPKLISLPNPGEVPELHDSGHDRGFSAHVDSSRVKKLDNVVMVDTPVDNVVAGASSDVKPMLLHRGDIDDPSSSSSSIEDLEEGNDSLFSFVTKDHMSVGYRQLDSPDISCIEVHLEKCQEPFSSDAGNGTGKSGASGIGERPVEFMCALDKSINFVDIAAATEKAFASTTAASMELDDSDDSITGSEEAGGTCRASDPADTVNSLDGNMASSYQEKHFNGKPKPLFPPGFLDKSGRKMSQVSAEKTQVESYSDGLVPKSIREKPTEPMYALDESLNLVDTVVAITKQALIASLPTSSIGPEASVPRSEDAVETVKALDPTSKVRSMEDTSYGHKGNKASSRLENDSNGKPKPLFPRGFLHESGRKMSQGATEKARVQSHPHAPKNIRERPKEPMCALDESLNLKDVAVAITAEAPNASVTCLSMGLQPSDDSVPGLEDVVESGSASSPTNLEDMIMIYRNEGKKASFCQESGSIGKPKPLFPRGFLDKPVRKMSQDTAEGLTQAVSHSDALVPKENSFCNEHSDLRSSCACNKVVIPGEASLVSDGLLKRSLLKSSDKKKYMRKRPCKLEQSCKADHYGSAEHSSDCRLESACPTSCQLSQ
- the LOC135616707 gene encoding uncharacterized protein LOC135616707 isoform X2, giving the protein MLPAVDPSALLRFVLSAILIFSGALLLVKRAASRYFVVDAGFEAGSGFEGPRRAMYVGEEDGCAACGRPATKKCSWCMAVRYCSQACQSKHWKSDRRFCCEQSKSTVEVTLSESQQFSSISLMPACGTRNILQKSTKILFPYEEFVKLFNWDNPGFTPCGLVNCGNSCFANVVLQCLTSTRPLMAYLLKRTHSRECNVSKRDGWCFLCELQFHVQRARESMHPFSPINILSGLHNIGGNLDYGRQEDAHEFMRFAIDRMQSVCLDEFGGEKTVDTRTQETTLIQYIFGGRLQSQVTCTKCNMVSNRFENMMDLTVEIQGDVESLKECLDQFTIKEWLDGENKYKCDGCNDYVKAWKRLTVNQAPNILTITLKRFQVINVEVEDVLSERAYMLLYSRKTARGEPYLCPPGNTLLPETDQKASITSEVAKFISASCHSPKLISLPNPGEVPELHDSGHDRGFSAHVDSSRVKKLDNVVMVDTPVDNVVAGASSDVKPMLLHRGDIDDPSSSSSSIEDLEEGNDSLFSFVTKDHMSVGYRQLDSPDISCIEVHLEKCQEPFSSDAGNGTGKSGASGIGERPVEFMCALDKSINFVDIAAATEKAFASTTAASMELDDSDDSITGSEEAGGTCRASDPADTVNSLDGNMASSYQEKHFNGKPKPLFPPGFLDKSGRKMSQVSAEKTQVESYSDGLVPKSIREKPTEPMYALDESLNLVDTVVAITKQALIASLPTSSIGPEASVPRSEDAVETVKALDPTSKVRSMEDTSYGHKGNKASSRLENDSNGKPKPLFPRGFLHESGRKMSQGATEKARVQSHPHAPKNIRERPKEPMCALDESLNLKDVAVAITAEAPNASVTCLSMGLQPSDDSVPGLEDVVESGSASSPTNLEDMIMIYRNEGKKASFCQESGSIGKPKPLFPRGFLDKPVRKMSQDTAEGLTQAVSHSDALVPKENSFCNEHSDLRSSCACNKVVIPGEASLVSDGLLKRSLLKSSDKKKYMRKRPCKLEQSCKADHYGSAEHSSDCRLESACPTSCQLSQ